A window of Micromonospora sp. WMMC415 genomic DNA:
ATGTGAAGGTCTCGCTCGACCTGCTCCGCAGCTTCCTCGCCGTCCACCGCACCGGGTCGGTCACCGGCGCGGCGCACCTGCTCGGGCTCGCCCAGCCGACCGTCACCGCGCAGCTCCGGGCGCTGGAGGAGGCCGTGGGCCGGCCGCTCTTCGACCGCCGGCCCCGGGGAGTGGCCCCGACGGCCGCCGGGGACGAGCTGGCGAGACGGGTCGCCGAGCCCCTGGACCGGCTCGACGAGGTGCTGGCCGAGGACCCGGCCGAGCCGTACCCCCGGACGGTCTTCCTCGGCGGGCCGGCCGAGTTCCTCGCCGAGCGGGTCCTGCCGGCGCTCGCGGGGCTGGTCGCCGACGGGCTGGAACTGCGGGTCACCGCCGGCCTGCCCGAGCGGCTGGCCGACGACCTCGCCGCCGCCCGGCTCGACCTCGCGGTGACCAGCGTCCGCCCGCGCCGGCGCGGGCTGACCACCGAGCCGCTGTACGACGAGGAGTTCGCGCTGGTCGCCGCCCCGGCCTGGCGGGACCGGCTGCCGACCCCGGTCACCCCGTCCGCGCTGCGGGAGGTGCCGCTGGCCGCGTACGCCGAGGAGGCGCCGATCCTGCGCCGCTGGTGGCGTACGGTCTTCGACACCCGGCTGACCCGGACGCCCGACCTGGTGGTGGCCGACCTGCGCGCGGTGCTCGGCGCGGTGGTGGCGGGTGCCGGGGCGAGCGTGCTGCCGACGTACCTGTGCGACCGGCACCTGGCCTCCGGCGAGCTGGTGGCGCTGCTGCGACCGGCCGTGCCCCCGCTCAACACGCTCTTCCTCGCCACCCGCCCCCAGGCGGCCGGCCGGCGCGAGGTCCAGGCGGTACGCCGGACGCTGCTGGCGGCGGCCGCCGGCTGGTGAGGTGGGCGCGTCCAGCGTGATCCACTCCATGCCGGCGGCATTGCGCGATCAACTCGGCCGGGTTACCGCCATGCCGGGGACACGGGGTGGATCACACCGGATGGCCGGGCCGGGCGAGGTCTGCGTGACGGCCGCCACCCGCCGCGCCCGGGGCGGAGTCCGCGCCGATATGGTCGCCGCACCGGGCCGGTGGTGACCCGGGCGGGCGGAGGGAGAGTGGCGGTGGCGGACGCGGAACTCCTCGTCGAGGTGACCGGCGCGGTGGCGACGGTGGTGATCCACAACCCGGCCCGGCGCAACGCGATGACCGCGGCGATGTGGCGGCAGCTTCCGGTGCTGCTGGACAGCCTGGA
This region includes:
- a CDS encoding LysR family transcriptional regulator, encoding MKVSLDLLRSFLAVHRTGSVTGAAHLLGLAQPTVTAQLRALEEAVGRPLFDRRPRGVAPTAAGDELARRVAEPLDRLDEVLAEDPAEPYPRTVFLGGPAEFLAERVLPALAGLVADGLELRVTAGLPERLADDLAAARLDLAVTSVRPRRRGLTTEPLYDEEFALVAAPAWRDRLPTPVTPSALREVPLAAYAEEAPILRRWWRTVFDTRLTRTPDLVVADLRAVLGAVVAGAGASVLPTYLCDRHLASGELVALLRPAVPPLNTLFLATRPQAAGRREVQAVRRTLLAAAAGW